The Deltaproteobacteria bacterium genome window below encodes:
- a CDS encoding DUF2207 domain-containing protein produces MKNFSTAILLLVLALLPYAYSYGANDRPPRVDVPKEEQKLWAAKSIGEEEAGEWKYYGFTPEEARTWKDADIPYAGWADQWKSEQFSPKEAKEWKVINVYTARDFKEAKFTPTESLVWINLGIRSGKRAAEFRFHGFTPEEAALWWNEKFFPLDAKEWRDAGLTPKQALTWKYKKAGEYSAIVYSAAESKDWKEAGFSVEEMRGFKDSRFTLKEASEWKAAGFDAIASAMWKDSGKTVTEAATLSASGIRPSKIALEKMRTEPGPRITSLKSDVTLRPDSMLSVRQSFIVTVLPEETYSLEINFPRSSEIRDIYGNYSHRQSIYGAVLLHMDGKSIEPSLEKTGGLNKLKLPAVKGEHTYTLFYTVDNRITRRKDHDELYMDANSHLPFPIEDARISIALPKNVSIVSVDGHLGERKFAEVNITDAAHANLDSTYPIEKGKVFGAAISITKGMAPQGVAKTIAYANRGCLGCISASFVSLGIFTFTFLYLFIAWRKAGIDPPMPTIVAAYEAPEGISGAMAGYIRNRGRYDKRLTTASIVHLCVKGFLSIQNTASGFLVERKKDAAAPDTLPEEESALLENLLPGPGALRLGSSEARARLKRAAREVNSILKSKYLEHAKSNSGYLYPAAFAAAVSPVAAVFVSSMTFDAQQIFLYFLAAVLSAAATWCFFRSFGAVKKSSAPSLLKRILPASAHFGAGAALTVAAIFATKTAVDRADLFDDDAVRIFIAAQMLVTFLFAAALLMFRKLLRAQTVYGQKMSALVEGFARFIESTTDEEFRKSAGPRPKPRQYERQLPYAIAFGLEQEWSKRFNEAVSENSVSWYLGKEDFSARAFTSSIEDRERNK; encoded by the coding sequence ATGAAGAACTTCTCTACCGCCATATTGCTGCTGGTCCTGGCGCTTTTGCCGTACGCATACTCCTACGGCGCCAACGACAGGCCTCCACGCGTGGACGTGCCTAAAGAAGAGCAAAAACTCTGGGCCGCGAAGTCTATCGGCGAAGAAGAGGCCGGAGAGTGGAAGTACTACGGCTTTACCCCTGAGGAAGCAAGGACGTGGAAAGATGCCGACATACCGTACGCAGGATGGGCAGACCAGTGGAAGTCCGAGCAGTTTAGCCCTAAAGAAGCAAAGGAATGGAAGGTAATAAACGTCTACACCGCGCGCGACTTTAAAGAGGCAAAATTTACGCCAACGGAATCTCTTGTCTGGATAAACCTCGGCATACGCTCCGGAAAGAGGGCGGCGGAGTTCCGCTTTCACGGCTTTACGCCAGAGGAGGCAGCTTTGTGGTGGAACGAAAAATTCTTTCCCCTAGACGCAAAAGAGTGGAGGGATGCCGGGCTAACTCCAAAACAGGCGCTTACCTGGAAATACAAAAAGGCCGGGGAGTACAGCGCGATAGTGTACTCGGCAGCAGAGTCAAAAGACTGGAAAGAGGCCGGGTTTTCGGTAGAAGAGATGCGCGGCTTCAAGGACTCTCGCTTTACTCTGAAGGAGGCCTCGGAATGGAAGGCCGCGGGCTTCGATGCAATCGCTTCGGCCATGTGGAAGGACTCCGGAAAAACCGTTACAGAGGCTGCAACTCTCTCTGCCTCGGGCATAAGGCCTTCGAAAATAGCCCTGGAAAAAATGCGCACGGAACCGGGGCCGCGGATAACTTCGCTAAAAAGCGACGTAACGCTTCGGCCGGACTCTATGCTGTCGGTGCGCCAGAGCTTCATTGTAACGGTCTTGCCGGAAGAAACATATTCCCTCGAGATAAACTTCCCGCGCTCAAGCGAGATAAGGGATATTTACGGGAATTATTCCCACAGACAAAGCATATACGGCGCAGTGCTCCTTCACATGGACGGCAAGTCAATTGAACCTTCTCTCGAGAAGACAGGCGGCTTAAACAAACTAAAGCTGCCGGCTGTAAAGGGCGAACACACATACACTCTCTTCTATACCGTCGATAACCGCATAACAAGGCGTAAAGACCATGACGAACTCTACATGGACGCGAACAGCCACCTGCCCTTTCCAATAGAAGACGCGCGCATTTCAATAGCGCTTCCAAAGAACGTAAGCATCGTTTCCGTAGACGGACATCTGGGCGAAAGAAAATTCGCGGAAGTAAACATAACCGACGCAGCACATGCCAACCTGGATTCGACGTACCCGATAGAAAAGGGCAAAGTTTTTGGCGCTGCAATAAGCATAACAAAGGGCATGGCGCCGCAGGGCGTGGCAAAGACCATTGCGTACGCCAACAGAGGATGCCTCGGTTGCATATCCGCGTCGTTTGTTTCGCTTGGTATTTTCACCTTCACATTTCTATACCTGTTCATCGCCTGGCGAAAGGCCGGCATAGACCCTCCAATGCCGACGATAGTTGCCGCATATGAAGCCCCGGAAGGGATATCCGGCGCAATGGCCGGATACATAAGGAACCGCGGCCGCTACGACAAGCGCCTTACCACGGCGTCGATAGTGCACCTCTGCGTAAAAGGGTTTCTCTCGATACAAAACACGGCATCAGGGTTCCTTGTGGAAAGAAAAAAGGACGCTGCAGCGCCGGATACGCTGCCCGAGGAAGAAAGCGCCCTGCTCGAAAACCTGCTTCCTGGCCCAGGGGCATTAAGGCTCGGCTCAAGTGAAGCGAGAGCGCGCCTCAAACGTGCAGCGCGGGAAGTGAACTCGATTCTGAAATCGAAATATCTGGAACACGCCAAGTCAAACTCTGGCTACCTTTACCCTGCCGCTTTTGCAGCGGCAGTCTCGCCCGTTGCCGCGGTCTTTGTCTCGAGCATGACCTTCGATGCGCAGCAGATCTTTCTATACTTTCTTGCAGCCGTTTTAAGCGCAGCGGCAACGTGGTGCTTTTTTCGCTCCTTCGGGGCCGTTAAAAAATCTTCGGCCCCGTCCTTATTAAAACGGATATTACCGGCATCCGCCCACTTTGGCGCCGGCGCGGCGCTAACAGTAGCGGCGATATTCGCGACAAAGACCGCGGTGGACAGGGCAGACCTCTTCGACGACGACGCGGTAAGGATATTTATCGCGGCGCAGATGCTCGTAACATTCCTCTTTGCGGCGGCACTGCTCATGTTCAGAAAGCTCCTCAGGGCGCAGACCGTCTACGGCCAGAAGATGTCGGCCCTTGTAGAGGGGTTCGCCCGCTTCATAGAATCTACTACAGATGAAGAATTCAGAAAGAGCGCCGGGCCAAGGCCCAAGCCGCGCCAGTACGAACGGCAGCTTCCTTACGCAATAGCCTTCGGGCTCGAGCAGGAATGGAGCAAGCGGTTTAACGAAGCCGTTTCGGAAAATTCCGTTTCATGGTATCTTGGAAAAGAGGATTTCTCGGCCCGGGCGTTTACCTCATCCATTGAGGACCGCGAAAGAAATAAATGA
- the era gene encoding GTPase Era, with amino-acid sequence MRSMPFRSGFIAIIGAPNVGKSTLLNAVLGEKVSIVSRKPQTTRNVIRGVKNVEDGDGAQLIFLDTPGIHRGEGALNAFMVREAVGALHDVDCVALLIDVSRKESGDDALAFENLKPLKCPVMLILNKVDLVAKNKLLPLMDSYSKKFAFKEIIPVSALKGDGLGRFVEATIGVLPEGPEYFPKDMATDQPERFIVAEIVREKIFNMAHEEVPYSVAVVTEEFTERPGKNLIAIRGAINVERESQKAIIIGKKGEMIKKIGVAAREDIERLLGVKVFLELFVKVSKGWTANSRSMREFGYE; translated from the coding sequence ATAAGGTCTATGCCGTTTAGATCAGGTTTCATAGCCATAATAGGCGCGCCAAACGTCGGCAAATCAACGCTCCTTAACGCGGTGCTTGGCGAGAAGGTCTCGATAGTATCGCGTAAGCCCCAGACCACGCGTAACGTGATTCGCGGCGTAAAGAACGTCGAAGATGGCGATGGCGCGCAGCTCATATTCCTCGACACCCCGGGCATACACAGGGGCGAGGGCGCTTTGAACGCCTTCATGGTCAGGGAGGCCGTGGGCGCGCTTCACGACGTCGATTGCGTTGCGCTTTTAATCGACGTATCGAGAAAGGAAAGCGGCGACGACGCGCTTGCATTCGAGAACCTTAAGCCGCTTAAGTGCCCGGTCATGTTGATTCTTAATAAGGTAGATCTTGTGGCAAAAAACAAACTTTTGCCGTTAATGGATTCCTATTCCAAAAAATTCGCTTTTAAGGAAATCATTCCCGTGTCCGCTCTAAAGGGCGACGGCCTTGGAAGGTTTGTCGAGGCGACCATAGGAGTTTTGCCCGAAGGCCCGGAGTATTTCCCAAAGGATATGGCAACGGACCAGCCCGAGCGTTTTATTGTCGCTGAAATCGTGAGGGAGAAAATATTCAACATGGCGCATGAAGAGGTGCCCTACTCCGTTGCCGTAGTCACGGAGGAGTTCACGGAAAGACCAGGTAAGAACCTTATCGCCATACGCGGCGCGATAAACGTGGAGCGCGAATCTCAAAAGGCCATCATAATAGGAAAAAAAGGCGAGATGATAAAGAAAATTGGAGTAGCTGCAAGAGAGGATATCGAGCGGCTCCTTGGCGTAAAGGTATTTCTTGAGCTCTTTGTAAAGGTCAGCAAGGGCTGGACAGCCAATTCAAGGTCGATGAGGGAGTTCGGGTACGAATGA